From Primulina tabacum isolate GXHZ01 chromosome 2, ASM2559414v2, whole genome shotgun sequence, one genomic window encodes:
- the LOC142532181 gene encoding cold-responsive protein kinase 1-like — protein MVMACFSCLRGRRRDSGNRHSAELADEFPGVHKVKAYSYEMLRLATNDFSGENKIGEGGFGCVYKGKVGKEKMGAIKVLSSESRQGKSEFMNEIRAISAIKHENLVQLYGCCVEGDQRILVYEYLENNSLAHTFLGGYSSKISSFSWEARVKICVGVARGLAFLHEGVTPHIVHRDIKASNILLDKDLTPKIADFGLAKLIPANTTHVSTRVAGTIGYLAPEYAIRGQVTRRSDTYSYGVLLIEIVSGRCNTNMLLPPDECYLLERAWKLYQRRELATLVDTSLNGRFDEEQACRFLKIGLICTQDNPKLRPVMTNVVSMLTGYVDDIEIEKPGLIGDIMGLNKRDNPRPKLLLNDTNTYDSSGSDALNDPTFTSALSSHDTTFTSGLSSHATMPFTSTFDRSI, from the exons ATGGTTATGGCCTGCTTTTCTTGCTTACGTGGTAGAAGAAGGGATTCGGGAAATAGGCATTCGGCTGAGCTTGCTGATG AGTTCCCAGGAGTCCACAAGGTTAAGGCCTACTCGTATGAGATGCTGAGGCTGGCTACCAATGATTTTAGTGGCGAAAATAAAATCGGGGAGGGGGGATTTGGATGCGTTTATAAG GGAAAAGTTGGGAAGGAGAAGATGGGAGCAATAAAGGTTCTGTCATCTGAGTCAAGGCAAGGAAAAAGTGAGTTCATGAATGAGATTCGAGCCATTTCGGCtataaagcatgaaaatttAGTACAACTTTATGGCTGTTGTGTGGAAGGCGACCAAAGAATTCTTGTTTACGAGTATCTTGAGAACAACAGCCTAGCGCACACATTTCTTG GTGGATATTCCAGCAAAATTTCAAGTTTTAGCTGGGAAGCTCGGGTTAAAATTTGTGTTGGAGTGGCACGAGGACTTGCCTTTTTGCACGAGGGTGTGACACCCCATATTGTCCACCGAGATATCAAAGCGAGCAATATTCTTCTTGACAAAGATTTGACCCCTAAAATTGCAGATTTCGGCCTTGCAAAGCTAATCCCTGCAAACACAACTCACGTTAGTACCCGTGTGGCAGGAACCAT AGGTTATTTGGCACCGGAATATGCCATAAGAGGCCAGGTGACACGAAGGTCGGATACTTACAGTTATGGTGTTCTGCTTATCGAAATAGTTTCTGGGCGATGCAACACAAATATGCTATTGCCCCCAGATGAATGCTATCTCCTCGAAAGG GCATGGAAACTTTACCAGAGAAGGGAGCTGGCAACATTGGTAGACACATCGCTTAATGGACGATTCGATGAAGAACAAGCGTGCAGATTCTTGAAGATTGGCCTAATCTGCACGCAAGACAATCCAAAACTTCGACCGGTGATGACAAATGTTGTCTCTATGCTTACCGGTTATGTCGATGACATTGAAATAGAGAAACCAGGCTTAATCGGTGATATCATGGGCTTGAATAAGAGAGACAACCCTCGACCAAAGCTTCTACTTAATGATACAAACACTTACGACTCCTCTGGCTCCGACGCTTTGAACGACCCGACTTTTACCTCTGCACTTTCCTCGCACGATACGACTTTTACTTCTGGGCTTTCTTCGCATGCTACAATGCCGTTTACCTCGACATTTGATAGAAGTATATGA
- the LOC142537699 gene encoding uncharacterized protein LOC142537699 has product MANITKLEFEALDLTGKNYLSWILDVEVHLISMNLGDTIKEGNEMSQQDRAKALIFLRHHLNDGLKVEYLNTSSTLILCGEKVTDQDMLEKTFSTFHVSNVLLQQQYRERGFQRYSELISCLLVAEQNNELLMKNHQMRPTGSTPFPEANGTTFPEEYEIAFPEANANSTQNHNNGRGRGRGRGRGRGRRRYYQQQNGKKHKTSHQQWNSNNEEAKEKSSKVYEEKCYRCGMEGHWSRTCRTAKHLVDLYQKSIKENEKMEINFVDNDDPIDRSHLDVSDFFANPDGNIDNLIGGSVLENNK; this is encoded by the exons atGGCGAACATCACCAAACTTGAATTTGAAGCACTTGACTTGActggaaaaaattatttatcatggaTTTTGGATGTCGAGGTCCACCTTATCTCTATGAATTTAGGAGATACAATAAAAGAAGGAAATGAAATGTCCCAGCAGGACCGTGCAAAGGCACTTATTTTTCTCCGTCATCACCTCAATGATGGGTTGAAAGTCGAATATCTCAAT ACTAGTTCCACACTGATACTTTGTGGAGAGAAAGTCACTGATCAAGACATGTTAGAAAAAAcattctccacttttcatgtATCAAACGTGCTCCTGCAACAGCAATATCGTGAACGTGGATTTCAAAGGTACTCTGAACTCATCTCATGCTTACTAGTTGCTGAACAAAACAATGAGCTGCTCATGAAAAATCACCAAATGCGCCCAACTGGATCCACACCATTTCCTGAAGCAAATGGAACTACATTTCCTGAAGAATATGAAATTGCATTTCCTGAAGCGAATGCTAATtccactcaaaatcataacaatggacgtggacgtggacgtgggcGTGGGCGTGGGCGTGGACGAAGAAGATACTATCAGCAACAAAATGGAAAGAAACATAAAACAAGCCACCAGCAGTGGAATTCCAATAATGAAGAAGCAAAGGAGAAGAGTTCCAAAGTATATGAAGAAAAATGTTATAGATGTGGAATGGAAGGGCATTGGTCTCGTACCTGTCGTACGGCAAAACATCTTGTGGATCTATACCAAAAATCAATCaaggaaaatgaaaaaatgGAGATAAATTTTGTGGACAATGATGATCCAATTGATAGAAGTCACTTGGACGTCTCTGATTTTTTTGCTAATCCAGATGGAAATATAGATAATTTGATTGGTGGTAGTGTGTTAGAAAATAATAAGTAA
- the LOC142532196 gene encoding uncharacterized protein LOC142532196, whose amino-acid sequence MMFCTFTRTVSSIIQPVLSFRPISSAAVCPKPRIPLYLRPPVFHESLTELKKWHKWAKERASSVGSAFLVLDNDPDSTLLHRELNWLIQDAFQHPLALNCDESHDDTSMVSLRVCLDELYELWKQRIEGRRPFQYVVGCEHWRDLILSVEEGVLIPRPETEIIVDLVDEAVKENRELEKGLWADLGTGSGALAIAIGRVLNGSGRVVATDLSDIAVAVASYNVQRYCLQDSVSVRRGSWYDPLKADEGKLAGLVSNPPYIPRADIDGLQAEVSKHEPRLALDGGVNGMSDLLHLSGGAASMLKPDGFFAFETNGDIQSEFLQDYMATELKGSFCRLKIVSDFAGIKRFVTGYRAR is encoded by the exons ATGATGTTCTGTACATTCACAAGAACTGTCTCCTCCATTATACAACCCGTCCTCTCGTTTCGGCCCATTTCCTCCGCCGCCGTCTGCCCGAAACCGCGAATCCCTCTTTATCTCCGGCCACCCGTCTTCCATGAAAGTCTTACAGAGCTGAAGAAGTGGCATAAATGGGCCAAAGAGCGGGCCTCCTCCGTTGGCTCGGCCTTCTTGGTTCTGGACAACGACCCGGATTCTACCCTCCTCCACAGAGAACTCAACTGGCTCATACAAGACGCGTTTCAGCACCCCTTGGCTCTGAATTGCGATGAAAGTCACGATGACACGAGTATGGTGTCGCTTAGGGTGTGTTTGGATGAACTTTACGAGCTATGGAAGCAGAGGATTGAGGGAAGACGCCCGTTTCAGTATGTGGTGGGCTGCGAGCATTGGAGGGATTTGATATTGAGCGTTGAAGAAGGGGTTTTGATACCCAGGCCTGAGACGGAGATTATCGTTGATTTGGTCGATGAAGCCGTGAAAGAGAATCGGGAGTTGGAGAAGGGTTTGTGGGCTGATTTGGGTACTGGTAGCGGGGCACTTGCGATTGCGATCGGCAGAGTTTTGAATGGTAGTGGAAGAGTTGTGGCTACTGATTTGAGCGATATTGCTGTTGCTGTGGCGTCATATAACGTCCAGAGATATTGCTTGCAG GATAGTGTTTCTGTTAGGCGAGGATCTTGGTATGATCCCCTGAAGGCCGATGAAGGTAAATTGGCTGGGCTTGTTAGTAATCCACCGTACATTCCAAGGGCTGATATTGATGGGCTACAAGCTGAAGTTTCTAAACACGAACCGAGACTTGCTCTGGATGGGGGAGTAAATGGGATGAGTGACCTTCTCCACCTAAGCGGTGGTGCTGCTTCGATGTTAAAGCCTGATGGATTCTTTGCATTTGAG ACGAATGGGGATATACAGAGTGAATTCCTTCAGGATTACATGGCCACTGAGTTGAAAGGAAGTTTTTGTAGGTTAAAAATTGTATCTGATTTTGCTGGCATTAAAAGATTTGTGACTGGGTACAGAGCCAGATGA
- the LOC142532204 gene encoding F-box protein At-B, whose product MNHHGKRPRGAETAAVDPEYGGSEPLREGIPLPETLILDEIFPKLKLESLCSLACVCRTLSSMVSQALSAISYLDLSAFSSSGYILGQIVSRLRGMTSLTIDCLRLDDSSVINILGQNIQELNLLKCASLSFDVIFSIGGRCPDLRVLVLELAEGISPEIFGKNLAEILKKFLSLEHLSIKVRRTIVDADDLGFINPFLPQTLKYLKLEPVSEQDAFQFIEEIRDEKKIPRNLVNRSVPDFKLQRLALVLDVISDRLVASITSSLPLLIELDLEDRPCVEPILPYDLTNRGLQFLCSCDYLTSLSIIRSKVVPFRRINDLGILLLSESCGSLESVRLGGFSTVTDAGFSSLLHSCKNLKKFEVRNAPLLSDLAFHEINGPLVELKLFSCNVITSEAVAELLSSSTLEVLDTNGCRSIADPCLDYISFLSTLTSLNLGGADITDHGLSILGEGDLPIVSLRLRGCTRVSDRGVVFLLKEGNRINKTLSLLDVGHMPGISDRGIQAIVSSAESLTELCMRYCFHVTDASFKLLASRRCDGPNMLQRLDVCHCIRLTAGIVEFLEKKPLFRGLRWLGVGRTSLANRSDDFDVIRRKRPWLTVCFGGCEVGCHDGWQYHNM is encoded by the exons ATGAACCACCACGGCAAGAGACCCCGGGGGGCTGAAACCGCCGCAGTGGATCCTGAATACGGCGGCAGTGAGCCGCTGCGAGAAGGTATTCCGCTGCCAGAGACCTTAATTCTTGATGAGATTTTCCCGAAATTGAAGCTGGAGTCGCTTTGCTCTCTGGCTTGCGTGTGCCGGACACTCAGTTCGATGGTCTCTCAAGCTCTTTCTGCTATCTCTTATCTTGATCTTTCC GCTTTTTCATCCAGCGGATATATTCTTGGTCAAATCGTTTCCAGATTAAGAGGGATGACAAGTTTGACTATTGATTGTCTTCGGTTGGATGATTCCTCTGTCATCAACATTCTTGGACAGAACATTCAAGAATTGAATCTTCTCAAATGTGCGTCTCTATCTTTTGATGTTATTTTTTCTATTGGAGGAAGGTGTCCTGATTTAAG GGTTCTTGTCTTGGAACTGGCTGAGGGCATCTCACCTGAAATCTTTGGGAAAAATCTCGCAGAGATTCTGAAAAAATTTCTCTCTTTGGAG CATCTTTCCATAAAAGTCCGTCGAACAATAGTTGATGCGGATGATTTAGGTTTCATCAATCCTTTCCTCCCCCAAACTCTAAAATATCTGAAGTTGGAGCCTGTGAGTGAGCAAGATGCTTTTCAGTTTATAGAGGAAATCAGAGATGAAAAAAAGATTCCGAGAAACTTGGTCAATCGTAGTGTCCCCGACTTTAAATTGCAACGCTTAGCACTTGTCTTGGATGTTATATCTGATAGACTTGTTGCCTCAATCACCAGTTCACTTCCACTGTTGATTGAGTTGGACCTTGAAGACCGACCATGTGTAGAACCAATTCTACCCTATGACTTAACTAACAGAGGGCTGCAGTTTCTATGCTCTTGTGATTATCTCACTTCTCTCTCAATTATTAGAAGTAAAGTTGTACCTTTTAGAAGGATTAATGATTTGGGCATATTGCTTCTTTCTGAGAGTTGTGGAAGCCTAGAATCTGTAAGGCTCGGTGGGTTTTCTACCGTTACAGATGCCGGGTTTTCATCACTTTTGCACTCGTGCAAGAACCTGAAGAAGTTCGAAGTTCGAAATGCACCTCTCTTATCAGACTTGGCGTTTCATGAAATTAATGGCCCTCTTGTTGAGTTGAAATTGTTTTCATGTAACGTTATAACCAGCGAAGCTGTAGCGGAACTCTTGTCATCTAGTACCTTGGAAGTGCTCGACACAAATGGTTGTCGGAGCATAGCAGACCCCTGCCTTGACTACATATCCTTCCTCAGTACGTTAACCTCACTTAATCTTGGAGGAGCTGATATCACTGATCACGGTCTTAGCATTTTAGGTGAAGGGGATTTACCTATAGTAAGTTTACGGCTAAGAGGGTGCACGAGAGTAAGTGATCGAGGAGTAGTCTTTTTACTCAAAGAAGGGAACAGAATCAACAAAACTTTATCGTTACTTGATGTTGGGCACATGCCAGGAATATCAGATCGAGGCATTCAAGCAATAGTTTCAAGTGCAGAATCACTTACCGAGCTATGCATGAGGTATTGTTTTCATGTGACTGATGCGTCTTTTAAATTATTGGCTTCCAGGAGGTGTGATGGGCCTAATATGCTTCAAAGACTGGATGTTTGTCACTGTATCAGACTAACTGCTGGAATAGTGGAGTTCTTGGAGAAGAAACCTTTATTCCGCGGTCTGAGATGGCTTGGAGTGGGCCGTACTTCTTTGGCGAATAGGAGTGATGATTTTGATGTGATACGCAGAAAGCGACCATGGCTGACTGTTTGTTTTGGAGGCTGTGAAGTTGGGTGTCATGATGGATGGCAATACCATAATATGTAA